A single Corynebacterium stationis DNA region contains:
- the solA gene encoding N-methyl-L-tryptophan oxidase — protein sequence MAENKTMEVAVIGAGVIGVMSAWQLAARGHNVTVYDQWNTPNDRGASAGESRIFRTLYKEGPDYVPLMQKSLPMWDELQKGLEVPILEMCGGLTIGPRDHKDVQAVIDCAEELDLDHEVLDQKEMAERYPQFGLDENEVGVFDPVAGIFRPELAVLTAREESKRLGAKYRPYTRVLNLRPTEDGIMVDTADDAQRFDKVVLATGPWATGATWATNFAPSMIQARRLVAGWFPARDTALHQPKNMPISIRRHPEAGFSCFPILDGTAVKILPHHLDWMNIDSPEDLPRLIEPEFVRAIERAVARLMPGLDPAAIRVSSWTEGFTTDGVPVVGPSPADDRVVLAFGMSGQGFKFAPAVGSIVTDYVSTDTSSDAIAIMSPTRFEQE from the coding sequence ATGGCAGAGAACAAAACCATGGAAGTCGCTGTTATCGGCGCCGGCGTAATCGGAGTCATGTCAGCATGGCAGCTTGCCGCACGTGGGCATAACGTCACCGTCTACGACCAATGGAATACCCCAAATGACCGCGGTGCCTCCGCCGGTGAATCACGTATCTTTCGCACCTTATATAAGGAAGGCCCTGACTACGTTCCGTTGATGCAAAAATCCTTGCCGATGTGGGATGAGCTGCAAAAGGGACTTGAAGTGCCTATTTTAGAAATGTGCGGCGGGCTTACCATCGGCCCTCGCGATCATAAAGATGTCCAAGCAGTCATCGACTGCGCCGAAGAGTTAGATTTGGACCATGAAGTGCTCGACCAAAAAGAGATGGCCGAGCGTTACCCACAATTTGGCCTAGACGAGAATGAGGTGGGTGTCTTTGACCCCGTCGCCGGAATCTTCCGCCCCGAACTGGCCGTTCTAACTGCTCGCGAAGAGAGTAAGCGTCTCGGGGCAAAGTACCGTCCCTACACTCGAGTACTCAATCTTCGCCCCACCGAAGACGGCATCATGGTGGATACTGCTGATGATGCACAGCGCTTTGACAAGGTAGTCCTTGCAACGGGCCCTTGGGCAACTGGTGCTACCTGGGCGACCAATTTTGCTCCGTCGATGATTCAAGCTCGACGCCTGGTGGCAGGCTGGTTCCCAGCTCGTGATACTGCCTTACACCAGCCGAAGAATATGCCTATTTCTATTCGCCGCCACCCCGAAGCTGGATTCTCATGCTTCCCCATCCTGGATGGCACGGCCGTAAAGATCCTTCCCCACCATCTTGACTGGATGAACATCGATAGTCCAGAGGATCTGCCGCGACTCATTGAGCCTGAGTTTGTTCGTGCCATTGAGCGAGCAGTTGCACGCCTAATGCCAGGGCTAGATCCAGCGGCTATTCGAGTATCGAGCTGGACCGAAGGTTTTACCACTGACGGAGTTCCTGTCGTTGGGCCATCGCCTGCCGATGACCGAGTTGTCCTTGCCTTTGGCATGTCCGGACAAGGGTTCAAATTTGCTCCAGCAGTCGGATCCATCGTTACTGACTACGTTTCCACGGATACCTCATCCGATGCTATTGCCATCATGTCCCCGACCCGCTTTGAACAGGAGTAA
- a CDS encoding sodium:solute symporter family protein yields the protein MDIGTTLLISVTSLIVIGIGAYIAYVVGKKHNSSEDWMVGGRSLPVYVVGFSQAATAVGGGVLVAHVGIAYAWGLSVFWYELFVVVGMIIILLFAKWLHKGNFSTIPEIFTRIFGNSRVLLALIAVAVILVPFGWLATQFVAFASLFGQVTGIAMTPLIIVMALISVLFVLPGGLTSVAWSDFFFGVFMVIGSFIVAGFAIQRAGGLGEIFRNVPSEIAAVPQGFGAAGVMTILLWGFSILPGTVTNQMYYQRIFAAKNVREGRQGIYIAAAGIILAGFYALAIGLAVRAMNGSLGINGREQAAGWFLGEIPSWLLALYGSFLMATIVSTTGSALQSVVANMVHDLRNAFVSEERLANTNTVSVSRWCTIAVTVVAALLAVLYPQALDLLVATYAYSASVLAVPLIAGMILIKRGQIPVVVSYASMAAGLIGCGIAHIIGTNIPYAIFGILASLVAFTTAYMAVKSQIKEPQLPNDAEDPNHSREVNKNQETISKQD from the coding sequence ATGGATATCGGAACAACCCTACTCATTTCCGTGACTTCGTTGATAGTCATCGGAATCGGGGCTTATATCGCTTACGTGGTGGGCAAAAAGCACAACTCCAGCGAAGACTGGATGGTTGGCGGACGCAGCCTACCGGTCTATGTCGTGGGTTTCTCTCAAGCTGCTACAGCTGTAGGCGGCGGCGTGCTCGTCGCCCACGTCGGAATCGCCTACGCGTGGGGTCTTTCAGTATTTTGGTACGAGCTGTTTGTCGTTGTCGGCATGATAATCATCTTGCTTTTTGCCAAATGGCTGCACAAGGGAAACTTCTCCACTATCCCCGAGATCTTCACCCGCATCTTCGGAAACAGCCGAGTTCTGCTTGCGCTCATCGCCGTCGCCGTGATCTTGGTTCCCTTTGGCTGGTTAGCTACCCAATTCGTTGCCTTCGCCAGCCTTTTCGGACAGGTCACAGGAATTGCTATGACACCCCTGATTATCGTGATGGCTCTCATCAGTGTGCTATTCGTACTCCCCGGTGGGTTAACTTCGGTCGCATGGTCGGACTTTTTCTTTGGGGTATTCATGGTAATTGGTTCTTTCATCGTGGCTGGCTTCGCTATCCAACGTGCAGGCGGACTCGGTGAAATCTTCAGGAACGTTCCCAGTGAAATCGCCGCAGTCCCTCAAGGATTTGGCGCTGCCGGCGTTATGACCATTCTCCTCTGGGGATTTTCTATTCTGCCGGGCACGGTAACCAACCAGATGTATTATCAGCGTATCTTTGCAGCTAAAAATGTCCGTGAAGGCCGTCAGGGCATTTACATTGCGGCAGCCGGCATCATCCTCGCAGGCTTCTATGCGCTCGCCATCGGCCTAGCAGTCCGAGCAATGAATGGCTCGCTCGGAATCAACGGCCGCGAACAAGCCGCCGGTTGGTTCCTCGGCGAAATCCCATCGTGGTTGTTGGCACTCTACGGTTCATTCTTAATGGCCACCATTGTCTCCACCACTGGTTCCGCTTTGCAGTCGGTTGTTGCGAACATGGTCCACGACTTGCGGAATGCTTTTGTTAGCGAAGAGCGCTTGGCAAATACCAACACAGTTTCGGTATCCCGCTGGTGCACCATCGCTGTAACCGTAGTCGCGGCACTACTCGCGGTTCTGTACCCGCAGGCACTTGACCTGTTGGTTGCTACCTACGCATACTCAGCATCGGTACTCGCGGTTCCACTGATTGCCGGCATGATTCTGATCAAGCGCGGACAAATACCCGTCGTGGTTTCTTATGCCTCAATGGCAGCTGGCCTTATCGGTTGCGGTATCGCCCACATCATCGGGACGAACATTCCTTACGCAATCTTCGGAATCCTCGCCAGCCTGGTTGCCTTCACAACTGCGTACATGGCAGTAAAGTCACAAATCAAAGAACCTCAGCTCCCAAACGATGCAGAGGATCCAAACCACAGCAGAGAAGTGAACAAGAATCAGGAAACCATCTCAAAACAAGACTAA
- a CDS encoding MurR/RpiR family transcriptional regulator gives MKDAKTTFQERYVEAGPRLTPSEKKIGEYLLRNPDEVLGSSAVKIAEATGTSDASVIRTIKGLGYQGLPDLKKEFLESVLRRRNSAATLDHNIESIQTNKRPAEQMLANSVDIIDAFREEFDHEAFASCVEAVSNARRTYTYGLGAGSMVSGFLALHLKRVGFDAEAMMLAGYRLADDLLPLTANDCIVLIAPFHQTTEVEVIVDHAKDVGASVVLVTEALGMSLQDRVDIIIKTPPSISNVVSEHLAPFVFSYVLTMQLASLQKDASLKRNNLFNDLSSRFTGSPDFPSPVFLSDIDDDDSDN, from the coding sequence ATGAAAGATGCGAAAACCACGTTTCAGGAACGATACGTTGAAGCCGGTCCGCGCTTAACCCCGAGTGAAAAGAAGATCGGTGAGTATCTGCTGCGAAATCCTGATGAAGTTTTGGGCTCTTCCGCTGTAAAGATTGCTGAGGCGACGGGGACGAGTGATGCATCCGTGATTCGCACAATAAAGGGCTTGGGCTACCAGGGGCTTCCGGATCTCAAGAAAGAATTCCTCGAAAGTGTTCTGCGCCGCCGGAACTCTGCCGCAACTTTGGATCACAACATCGAAAGCATCCAAACTAATAAGCGGCCAGCTGAGCAAATGCTCGCGAACTCAGTTGATATTATCGATGCGTTTCGCGAGGAATTTGACCACGAGGCGTTTGCTAGCTGCGTTGAGGCAGTAAGCAATGCGCGGCGAACCTACACCTATGGACTCGGCGCCGGCTCCATGGTTTCAGGATTTTTAGCGCTTCATCTCAAGCGCGTTGGCTTCGATGCCGAGGCGATGATGCTCGCAGGCTACAGGCTTGCTGATGACTTGCTGCCGTTGACTGCCAATGACTGCATTGTGTTGATTGCCCCATTCCACCAGACAACCGAGGTGGAAGTGATTGTCGACCATGCCAAAGACGTCGGCGCCAGCGTTGTGCTTGTAACTGAAGCTTTAGGCATGTCACTGCAAGATCGTGTAGACATCATCATCAAAACTCCACCGTCAATTTCGAACGTGGTCAGCGAGCACTTAGCACCATTTGTTTTCAGCTATGTCCTTACGATGCAACTAGCTTCGTTGCAGAAAGACGCGTCTCTCAAGCGCAACAATTTGTTTAACGACCTTTCATCCAGATTTACTGGTAGTCCGGATTTTCCCTCGCCGGTTTTTCTTTCCGATATCGACGATGATGACTCCGACAACTGA
- a CDS encoding cutinase family protein → MDSVYVLALDDEAYPAAMGLPPLAEEGENIGLIELVQRAVGIVQQYPIHEMIHSVAFGFIDSVRSGMINAPKVVEEYEATTGCNPNYVVAGFSQGALVTTSVEKYLANTGRLEGAVTIGNPLHKYPWAMERAALPEGRRVDYCLNGDFVCDFSLEAASDALSTKAEVHASYFLNEPTAQDVRVIDAVAGLLNSAD, encoded by the coding sequence ATGGATAGCGTCTACGTGCTCGCACTCGATGACGAGGCATACCCTGCCGCTATGGGGCTGCCACCATTGGCAGAAGAAGGCGAAAATATTGGTCTGATTGAATTGGTCCAGCGTGCAGTTGGCATTGTCCAGCAGTATCCGATCCACGAGATGATTCACTCGGTGGCTTTTGGATTTATTGATAGCGTTCGCTCTGGCATGATTAACGCTCCAAAAGTCGTCGAAGAATATGAAGCCACTACCGGTTGTAACCCGAACTATGTAGTTGCTGGCTTTTCCCAGGGCGCATTGGTTACAACGAGCGTTGAAAAATACCTCGCGAATACTGGTCGTCTGGAAGGGGCGGTGACCATCGGTAATCCATTGCATAAGTACCCGTGGGCAATGGAACGAGCTGCACTGCCAGAAGGCAGGCGGGTGGATTACTGCCTCAACGGGGACTTCGTCTGCGACTTTTCCTTGGAAGCAGCAAGTGATGCGCTATCTACAAAGGCCGAGGTGCATGCTTCTTACTTCCTGAATGAGCCCACTGCACAAGATGTCCGCGTGATCGATGCAGTGGCAGGTTTGCTCAATAGTGCCGATTAA
- a CDS encoding alpha/beta hydrolase, with translation MRLLPALAAAALALTLAPAAHAQSSANSTGWMSSLGSSNGELSSGLSQGLSSGNLSSAGSSTPEVHQEFSRNYGSSLAAIDTTFGVLGLLGDNSTVLTDIWKSEQDAYPFPIDDSITTAELVSRSATNEPGHERWVVSSPSMGRNVEADVLVGDGGPVVYFLEGIDSPKTSNWIKGGYAQKVFSDTDATVVIPAQGAGSMWQDWDNDDPVLGRHQWDTFLTEELAPVVEEEVSHNGKRGLIGLSMGASGAVMMANNNPGFFDGVAGISGCYSTTDSIGAGTVKLTVGNLGGDPNNMWSAPEDWERNDVVLNPEGLRGTQLYLSAANGEITDEEVAYYADKEITDQITGSLLEAGSRHCTENLSAALTKSGIEHTTDFLDQGAHGWPMFGPQLQPAWDGIKSALQ, from the coding sequence ATGCGTCTTCTTCCTGCGCTGGCCGCGGCAGCACTTGCGCTTACCCTGGCACCTGCTGCTCATGCACAATCTAGCGCGAATTCCACCGGCTGGATGTCCTCGCTTGGCTCCTCGAATGGCGAGCTTTCCAGTGGCCTGAGCCAAGGCCTTTCTTCTGGCAACCTGTCTTCGGCAGGTTCATCCACGCCAGAGGTTCATCAGGAATTTAGCCGCAACTACGGCTCGTCTCTGGCCGCGATCGATACGACTTTCGGAGTCCTGGGCCTGCTTGGCGATAACTCCACCGTCCTCACCGATATATGGAAATCCGAACAAGACGCATACCCATTCCCAATTGATGATTCCATCACCACTGCCGAGCTAGTCTCGCGCAGTGCGACCAACGAGCCAGGACACGAGCGCTGGGTCGTTTCATCCCCTTCAATGGGCCGCAATGTAGAAGCTGACGTTCTCGTCGGCGATGGCGGTCCAGTGGTCTACTTCTTGGAGGGCATCGACTCACCAAAGACCTCCAACTGGATCAAGGGAGGCTACGCCCAAAAGGTATTCTCTGATACCGATGCCACCGTCGTCATCCCAGCGCAAGGCGCTGGCTCTATGTGGCAAGACTGGGACAACGATGATCCAGTGCTTGGCCGCCACCAGTGGGATACCTTCCTAACTGAAGAGCTCGCTCCCGTTGTTGAGGAAGAGGTCTCTCACAACGGCAAGCGCGGTCTTATCGGCTTGTCGATGGGTGCCTCCGGCGCTGTCATGATGGCAAACAACAACCCTGGTTTCTTTGATGGGGTTGCTGGAATCTCTGGCTGCTATTCAACTACAGACTCCATCGGCGCCGGCACCGTCAAACTTACCGTCGGCAATCTCGGTGGCGACCCAAACAATATGTGGTCCGCCCCAGAAGATTGGGAACGCAACGACGTGGTCTTAAACCCCGAGGGTCTGCGCGGTACGCAGCTGTACCTTTCCGCCGCCAACGGCGAAATCACCGATGAAGAAGTCGCCTACTACGCAGACAAGGAGATCACTGACCAGATCACAGGCTCGCTTCTTGAAGCCGGCTCACGCCACTGCACCGAGAACCTCTCCGCCGCTCTGACCAAATCTGGCATCGAGCACACCACTGACTTCTTGGACCAGGGTGCTCACGGTTGGCCAATGTTCGGCCCGCAGCTGCAGCCAGCATGGGATGGCATCAAGTCGGCGCTTCAGTAG
- a CDS encoding class I SAM-dependent DNA methyltransferase: MIDHRHHFDDQAAEWDKDPKKIERARRTAQLIVDTVQPQGNERVFEFGVGTGLVSQFLAPHVGQLTLADNSHGMREVIAGKIDAGVLDGAELSDSDLVGGKLPDEKYDLVVASLVLHHVANVPALLTSFASILAPGGVACIIELDDAGGKFHAHIDHYDAHDGFKRDEFEQSLRDAGFAEVQFHDVGKIEREDGEYSLFLANAFTS, translated from the coding sequence ATGATTGATCATCGCCATCACTTTGACGACCAGGCCGCTGAGTGGGATAAAGACCCGAAGAAGATTGAGCGTGCGCGCCGTACTGCGCAACTGATTGTGGATACGGTTCAACCTCAAGGAAACGAGCGCGTCTTTGAGTTTGGTGTGGGCACGGGACTGGTCTCGCAATTTTTGGCACCGCATGTGGGGCAGCTGACTTTAGCGGATAATTCTCACGGTATGCGTGAGGTAATCGCAGGCAAGATTGACGCTGGCGTGCTTGATGGTGCTGAGCTTTCCGATTCTGACTTGGTCGGCGGCAAGCTTCCCGATGAAAAATATGACCTTGTTGTGGCCTCGCTGGTTTTGCATCATGTGGCCAATGTCCCAGCCTTATTGACGTCATTTGCCAGCATTCTTGCACCTGGGGGAGTAGCGTGCATTATCGAACTCGATGATGCGGGCGGGAAGTTCCATGCCCACATCGATCATTATGACGCCCACGATGGTTTTAAACGCGATGAGTTCGAGCAATCATTGCGTGATGCCGGCTTTGCAGAAGTTCAATTCCATGATGTTGGAAAGATCGAACGCGAGGACGGGGAGTATTCACTTTTCCTCGCAAACGCTTTTACCAGCTAG
- the aldA gene encoding aldehyde dehydrogenase: MSTIEYQNYINGQFVPASDFIEVFNPSTGELLAKSPESDDNTVSAAVDAANAAQPAWAALPAIERGKYLIQIASALRENHQKFQKFLMTEQGKTPDLAATEVSFTADYLEYMAGFARRIEGEVIPSDRPGEQIFLTYQPLGVVAGILPWNFPLFLVARKFAPAAITGNTIVIKPSEETPIVAFEFASLVDQVEIPRGVFNMVGGSGASVGNALTTSAKVNMVSMTGSVKAGKAIMAAAAPNLTRVNLELGGKAPAIVLDDANLDLAAEAIWNSRVINTGQVCNCAEVVLVQESVHDELVAKLKTKFEATRFDDPSKSSEIDMGPLINQAASEKVQGMVDRALSEGATLVTGGQAPEGFEEGNFYQPTIITNVESDSEIARDEIFGPVLPVVKVRDLDEALEIANSSKYGLSSSVYTENLNLAMKASRELLYGETYINRENFEAMQGFHAGRRQSGIGGADGKHGLMEFVETHTVYVQSQV, encoded by the coding sequence ATGTCCACTATCGAGTACCAGAACTACATCAACGGACAGTTCGTGCCAGCGAGTGACTTCATTGAGGTATTTAACCCCTCAACCGGAGAGCTTTTGGCAAAGAGTCCGGAATCAGATGACAATACTGTCTCAGCCGCAGTTGACGCTGCGAATGCGGCTCAGCCTGCGTGGGCCGCGTTGCCAGCAATTGAACGTGGAAAGTACTTGATCCAGATTGCTTCAGCGCTGCGTGAAAACCATCAGAAGTTCCAGAAGTTTCTTATGACTGAACAAGGAAAAACTCCCGATCTTGCGGCGACGGAAGTATCCTTCACGGCAGATTATTTGGAGTATATGGCTGGCTTTGCCCGCCGCATTGAAGGGGAAGTGATCCCTTCGGATCGTCCAGGTGAGCAGATCTTTTTGACCTATCAGCCGCTTGGTGTCGTGGCGGGCATTTTGCCTTGGAATTTTCCGCTCTTTTTGGTCGCACGGAAGTTTGCGCCCGCAGCGATTACCGGCAATACGATCGTCATCAAGCCAAGTGAAGAAACTCCAATTGTGGCTTTCGAATTTGCATCCTTAGTCGATCAAGTCGAAATTCCGCGCGGGGTATTCAACATGGTTGGAGGCAGCGGCGCCTCGGTTGGCAATGCCCTGACAACAAGTGCCAAGGTCAATATGGTTTCCATGACAGGATCGGTAAAAGCTGGCAAGGCGATTATGGCAGCGGCAGCACCTAACCTGACTCGAGTTAACCTTGAGCTCGGCGGCAAGGCGCCAGCCATAGTGCTTGACGATGCCAACCTGGATTTGGCTGCCGAGGCCATTTGGAACTCGCGCGTTATTAATACCGGCCAGGTATGTAACTGTGCAGAGGTGGTTCTGGTTCAAGAGTCAGTGCATGATGAACTTGTCGCGAAGCTTAAGACCAAGTTTGAAGCGACACGTTTCGATGATCCCTCTAAGAGCAGCGAAATTGATATGGGGCCTTTGATCAACCAAGCCGCATCCGAGAAGGTGCAGGGGATGGTAGACCGAGCTCTATCAGAAGGAGCAACCTTGGTCACCGGTGGGCAAGCACCGGAAGGTTTTGAAGAAGGTAACTTCTACCAGCCGACAATTATTACCAATGTGGAGTCTGACTCAGAGATTGCCCGAGACGAGATCTTCGGGCCAGTTTTACCAGTGGTCAAAGTCCGAGACCTTGACGAAGCCCTCGAGATCGCGAATAGCTCAAAATACGGGTTAAGTTCATCTGTTTATACGGAGAACTTGAATTTGGCAATGAAGGCTTCACGGGAACTGCTGTACGGAGAAACCTACATTAACCGTGAAAACTTTGAAGCGATGCAAGGTTTCCATGCCGGCCGACGTCAGTCTGGAATTGGTGGTGCTGACGGCAAGCATGGATTGATGGAGTTCGTAGAAACCCATACTGTCTACGTCCAATCGCAGGTTTAG
- a CDS encoding dihydrodipicolinate synthase family protein has protein sequence MFKGIFCPTITPLTSEGDVDYGAWSKHLNFLIEGGVDGILVLGSIGEFYAFDEAEKRRIIDFATAEIAGRVKVFIGTGSTRLKSAIGLTRHAKSAGADAAVVVSPYYFGPSEAAAEQYFGELAEAVDFPIVLYNFPDRTGSDLSPQLVSKLREAHPNIVGIKDTVDNISHTRAMIAATDADFAVFSGFDEYYLPNRVAGGAGVISGLTNVYPELFAQMHQSFESGDHSAATRSAGRISNLMQIYAVGDQFIHTIKEAVQRRYLSELNTATREPYIALSATQRDAVKRLVDSSEV, from the coding sequence ATGTTTAAAGGAATTTTTTGCCCGACTATCACCCCGCTCACTAGTGAAGGTGACGTTGATTATGGCGCTTGGTCGAAACACCTGAACTTCCTCATTGAAGGCGGTGTGGACGGCATCCTCGTGTTAGGAAGCATCGGAGAATTTTATGCTTTCGACGAGGCAGAAAAACGTCGCATCATTGACTTTGCCACCGCTGAGATTGCCGGTCGTGTGAAGGTCTTCATCGGAACCGGCAGCACTCGGCTCAAGAGCGCCATCGGGTTGACCCGACACGCGAAAAGCGCAGGCGCCGATGCAGCGGTGGTTGTTAGTCCTTATTACTTTGGACCAAGTGAAGCCGCCGCGGAGCAATACTTCGGCGAGCTTGCTGAGGCGGTTGATTTTCCAATCGTTTTGTACAACTTCCCGGACCGTACGGGCAGTGACCTTTCACCGCAGCTGGTGAGCAAATTGCGCGAAGCTCATCCGAATATTGTGGGTATCAAGGACACCGTGGACAATATCTCACACACTCGCGCCATGATTGCTGCGACAGATGCGGATTTCGCGGTCTTCTCCGGCTTTGATGAATACTACCTGCCGAATCGCGTGGCTGGTGGCGCTGGAGTTATTTCTGGTTTGACCAATGTATACCCGGAGCTTTTTGCACAGATGCACCAAAGTTTTGAATCAGGCGACCACAGTGCAGCAACGCGGTCCGCTGGGCGAATTTCTAACTTGATGCAGATCTACGCCGTGGGCGATCAGTTTATCCACACCATTAAAGAGGCTGTGCAGCGCCGCTATCTTTCAGAGCTCAATACCGCGACACGTGAACCATATATTGCTTTGTCAGCTACCCAAAGGGACGCAGTTAAGCGTCTAGTAGACAGCAGCGAAGTGTAA